ATATAAGAGTGAAATAAGGTGATTTGAAGAACCTCAAGATTATACAGTTTCAACATCTTTTTAGGGTTTTGGACTTTCAGATGTAGTGGCACCATCTTCTGTTTCTGTTGTGGTATGTTGTTGAGTCTGAGAATCTGCAACCAAAATtagtaaaatggaaaaaaatgttatcatatatattatatgttgtaAAAGTATAATAAAGTTTCTTGGATTGAGAGTCGGAatacatttctttttatttacaaaaaatttatctatttttactattaaaaattaaatattgaaagttGACATGCGGTACAAGTAGCACGCCATGTATATCTGTCAGTTatgtcaatttttaataatataaatggataaaaattttaactaaaaaaactattttactctttcatttaatatttttagactatttttctCAACCTATCTTTTGATAAGTTATCTCTATAATACTTTATCTATTATATCTGCATTTGTGGGTGAGAATACGATGGCAGGATGAAAAATGATGGTAATTTGGGGCTCTCCACATttgcatataaaaaaataaaaacacagtGCATAACATGTTTAGTGGGGCTCTCCATATTTTCCATGAATCTGAATCAACCATCATCCCAGATACTGAAACCACATGCAATCACTACTAGTTTACACAATGCTAGCTCCTCTGTCATGACTTTCTATGGATCAATCATTTGGGGAAATGGCAATAAGTCAACAATACATACAGCTCATTCACATGGATGTAACGAATGCTACCGTGATCATTGCGGTAAATATCGATGGTAGATGATAAtattagaaaaattttacctGAGGAAGAGGGAAAGGGTGGGGGAGGAGGATTGGTGGAGGACCCCTCCATTGGAGTAGGATAGTAAAGATAGGAAGGTCCATGGAAGCGTTGTGCAGAAAATGTCCCTCTTGGAGGTTGCAAACAATACCCATAATAATATGGGGAGcccattgatgatgatgatgatgatccaTAAAGTTGATGATAGTGTTGTGGCTGCTGAATTTGTGGATTATAGACAGCCTGCAATGCGACCATTCAATCAACATTGTTGGCTTATGAACCATTTGACTTaatattgaacaaaaaaaaaaaacaaattataatcaCTTACTTGGTGATACCTATATTCAGGACCGTAAGTTGTGTACCTGTAAACACagaattcatcaaacactctaaTTAGTACCCGGTAAGCATGAGATTACTATAGAATGCATAAAATCTGAACATACTAATTAAAAGCCTAAAAATGGGGCTGTTGGTATAAACTCATATATCTAAACATCATTTGGGGGACCATTTTGATATACACATTTGAGCCCTACAAAGCAAAGCCATGCTTTCTGAAAAATTTACCGGTTTTGCCAAATTGATTAATATTCATATCtataagcaaaagaaaaaaaaagaaatgtgtTGAAGGCATGGATCACTTTGAATGAAAACAATGTGTGGTACATACCCGTATGGTGCATAAAAGACCGGAGCCGGAGGTGGAGGTGGTGGCAGTGGTGCTGCAACTCCACTATAAGATGGTGCACCTTGCTGTCCAACAACCTGATAAGGATTGCTACCTTGAATGCTTCCTGCATATATGAATTCACCATATCCAATTCATTATATGTTTCGAATAAAGGTTTCTGGCGGAaatactttaaaaagaaaaaaagaaaagaaaagttgatcaACCTCGTGGAGGTGAAGGTGTAGGCCTTCCAAGTGACGCAATGTTACAATTTGCTCTTCTTCCATTGATTATAGGGTTTGGATCAACACAAGCTTTCCTAGCTGATTCTGGATCACGAAAAGTAACCTACAGAAATGCAGTGATCTTAATGaactatacatatatattataagaagAAATTAATTAGAGAAAAGATACTTACAAAGCCATATCCTTTAGATTTCCCAGTTATTTTATCAGTGATGATAACAGCTTCAAGAATCTCTCCAAACTGTTCAAAATACCTACGCATGTCATCGGTGGGTGTCTCCCAAGCCAATCCTCCAACAAACACTTTCGTCAACGTCGTGTCACCGAATGGTGATCGGTAAGATGGATAAGCAGCCGTCATTGCCTTTTTAAACaaagcaaaacaaaaacaaatgggtaactttcctttatcggatttatatTTACAGTTGACAAGATTGATGTAGTAACAAGCTGAAGCTTCTGCAATTCCGGTTGATGATCTTCATCACTTTTGCTAATGTTTGCTTTACGATTCTTGTCTCTTTATCCATTTCCAAAGGCGCCGCCCCCACTCTATAAGCTCACAACAAATGAATCATTGAAGATGGTCTGCGAATGGGATGAAGCTTACTTTAAAAGATGTTATGGAagttggttggttggttggttggttggttgatTGTTGTGGTTGCTgtaagagagaaagagagagagagagagagagaggagagaCCAGACAGCTGCTAACGTTAATTTGCTGTCTATAGTCCTACTTGAGATGTTGAAAGTGGGGGAAAGGGAGAGAGTTGGGTTGGTAAAATAAGAATGACAGCTCCGTGACTGTATGCACTCAAGCCTGTCCTTCACTGTCTCTGCATTAATATACCCTCCCAACTCCACAATCAATACCCCTTGGTCCCTTACTGTTCATTGTGAATTTCATTGTGGCTATATATCTTGATTTTTAGTTTCATAATGTTAACCTGTcagatagtaataataataataataataacaacaaattgGGATTTAAAGAAATATATTATTCTATATGATTTGGTGTGTTTGACCAAACATAGAACAAATTAAATTGGTGATTACTTATAGATGAGTttattttaaagtgtaataaaaaTAGTGATAGGGGCCCCTATTTCCTTGAGAAAATATAAAACAACCAGTTgtatcaataaataaatattgtatataaaAGAACCAGACTTGCACGCACTGGCAGAGTTGTTTAATCATCATTCAAAGGACTTGTTCACTAAATGTCATGTATTTATGGACATATATTTCTGTATttatatcatgacatgtataaattttgGTACCAAATCGTGCTTAATATTATGGGTATAGGGATGCATATTCCCACATGAACCCATGTTCATAAACGCCACTAAtcataagcacagaatataacagtTAGGATCACAAACCAGAGGGAAATGGGGCGGCAGCGTTGAAAACAAAATCTCAAAAAGCTTCTCAACTAGCATTTTCATCTCCTCAAATCGTAATAAACAAAGATTGGGGATTAGTTGTTAATGGAAGAGCATTATCATGTTCCACGCGCAATTCCCTACTGGAAAATCGCATGTTTGTCATATTATGGCTTCTTTGTAAACCCAGCCCAGCCAGCCCCTGAGTTTTAGTCATCACAACGCTTTTGGAAAACCAACCTTCTAATTGATAGGTAGATActaccaaaaaattttaaattgacttCATATTCAATACGAGAATTAAATCATCTATCATCGGTTAATTACCAGTTTTTGATTATTAATATAGGaatgtaaaggaatttttgagtTAAATATGAAGATGGAATTTGTTGTAGTATGAGAAAAAGAAATGGGTGAACTGGCAGGTCTCCCCACGTTGGATCCTATCACACATTCACAATAATGAGCTGGATTTCTTCCTTTGACACAAAAGAAAGTAAGTACATATAAAATATCAACCAGGTAtgaatatacaaatataaaaatagaggAAAATATTCAAAACTAGACCCATCAACGAAACCCAATCGATGGTTTTAAATGTTTGCGGTCTGTCCTGTAACTTGTAGATGTTGAagtgtataataaatttataaataatttaataattatattgaaaAATTGCAAATTTGCATCTCATAAATCATAATACGCTTTCTTTTAAGAAGAATAATGCAGATTTTGTTGATGTTggacaattgattttttttattattattgatagttaGATAAATTGATTCGATGAAATctgcattgaaatggtaaaattagaCCAATTGATTGATTCAATGAAAAATATGCTTTTAacttaaatattgattttaatgttaaacaaaaattaaataaggttaataaaatgaGGATTTGATCTAATTGCATTTATTTTAAAACGAAATTTCAAGATTTAAGGTTGAAGGATcattaattataactatttttaaaataaaaaaatttatcggCTCTAGTAATTCTATACTAATTTGTTAATAATTGATTTTAACACAGTAATAGTATGAAACATCCGTATGTAAATGAGATATTCATTTTCGTAATATATTCAACTTCGAGGAGGACAAAGATAAAAGGGGGAGGCTGTGGCCTTGGCCTCTCAAAAATGGTAGATTTATTATATTTTGCCCCCCtccaataatttataatttatggcTTATCTCTGATTCTTTTAAAGTAATTTTCTGACTTTGTcctaaaattcaattcaagaaaaacttaaattaattttggtAGTTGTACAAACAAGGGGTACTTgctttgaaaaacataaattgtgGATACAATAGTGCTTGGAACTGTGGCCACAATTTCAACCACGAAACCAAAAGTGAGAAAACAATAAAGAACACTAAGATTGTTTACGCAGTTCAACCTCAATTTATCCACGAGGCCTTATCCAGAGCAATGATCCACTGTCTTTCTCATAGTACAACTAATAATTTAAGTCCTAACACTAGGCTAACACTCACCAATTTAGTGGCCTCACTATTATACAAGAATAGATCACTCTCCTACTAAGCATACCTCTTGAAAGCTTAGTTTTACAACTTAAGAGACTCTCTTAATTATTTACAGATGCAATGCACACATAAAAACGTTCCTAACTTGAACAAATTTGTGCTCTCTTAATCTCTCGGTCTATTTTAACCTACACAAAGCTTAAGGTTTTTTTATATAAGAGTTTTAATCTAATCACTTTTCGATAAAGTAAAGCTAAAAATCGGCATAAGATAATAATTCCATAAGGGTCCCGGTGTAATCTAAAGTCTTCAACTATACAAAATGTCTTTAATTGTTCCACAAGTAACTTGAATTAATCCGAAAGAAATTAATTTTCCAGTCTTCAATTTCAAGGCAATTGGTCTTCATGTTTTAAGCTTTAATTCGTCCAAATAATTCCACAACATATAGTCCAATACTTTTATTCTAAATTTGTCAACTCTTAAAATAAACAAGGCAATGAAACGATACCTAAAGTTGTTGCCACTATTTTAACCACAAAAATAGCCATAGAATCTTTTTTACCATTAAATGTGTCAACAATAATTATTGAGTCAAGCTCAAGCTTGAGTAGCTCGAGCTATTTGTCAAACCAAATTTGACTACTATAAATTTGGATTGAATCAAACTTTTCATTTGAATATATTTCTATATCATGAAATTATAACTTTATCCTTATTATATACAAAAAGTTTAATTACGAACGAGTTCAAGCTTATATATTGTTAATGCCAATTACACTTTCTTGTTGCAACTTAACTTGCATCTAACTTGTTGTACAACTTGCCATATATGTTGGCATTCTTTTAATCCAAAAACCTTGCACTGTTTAATACATATCTTGAAGGATTTTCCACCGCAATTTGTTCATTTATTGTATTGGAATGTGAAGGAAATCAAGTCAAGTAAGAGCTTTTTGAA
The sequence above is drawn from the Gossypium hirsutum isolate 1008001.06 chromosome A05, Gossypium_hirsutum_v2.1, whole genome shotgun sequence genome and encodes:
- the LOC121229033 gene encoding RNA-binding protein 38; translated protein: MTAAYPSYRSPFGDTTLTKVFVGGLAWETPTDDMRRYFEQFGEILEAVIITDKITGKSKGYGFVTFRDPESARKACVDPNPIINGRRANCNIASLGRPTPSPPRGSIQGSNPYQVVGQQGAPSYSGVAAPLPPPPPPAPVFYAPYGYTTYGPEYRYHQAVYNPQIQQPQHYHQLYGSSSSSSMGSPYYYGYCLQPPRGTFSAQRFHGPSYLYYPTPMEGSSTNPPPPPFPSSSDSQTQQHTTTETEDGATTSESPKP